From the Thermococcus sp. 18S1 genome, one window contains:
- a CDS encoding MFS transporter, whose protein sequence is MRWSEIPREAKAYMLYHTLIAPGLIVWILFPLYMMKVGYSVLEVGAFFTAVNIVAIPLTYLFGRLFNRWDIKKGLIAIDILDGIAYVLYGLAKGAVAPLMLFAGRTVEKLSAVLYPLYRAYEQIIYPEDKYEEIFAWHLRLPEIARLITFPILGYIFGYLYPGAENYRWAFIFFGLFSAVTIAYIWFFLPSVGREERITPEGFTFKVGEFKVLLAFEALLTLAWALAPELVLINYVVFVLHKTVFEVTLIACASSLASIIGTYASERVPKGRGFQVIGLGMFINAFYALVMALSPPFWLALAVYALGDFGNTLWFPFYRSWQFSLIPKERASEFHAAISSYNRLIGLVTPFIAGALASVHATLPYAASLGLFLMAGAMFVKLSRRRKMEAASRS, encoded by the coding sequence ATGCGCTGGAGTGAGATTCCGAGGGAAGCCAAGGCCTACATGCTCTACCACACGCTCATCGCTCCCGGCCTGATAGTCTGGATACTCTTCCCGCTCTACATGATGAAAGTCGGCTACTCGGTTCTAGAGGTTGGGGCGTTCTTTACAGCGGTCAACATCGTTGCGATTCCTCTAACGTATCTCTTCGGCCGGCTCTTCAACCGCTGGGACATCAAAAAGGGGCTCATCGCGATAGACATACTCGACGGCATCGCCTACGTCCTCTACGGCCTTGCGAAGGGCGCAGTTGCCCCCCTAATGCTCTTCGCCGGAAGGACCGTGGAGAAGCTCTCAGCGGTTCTCTACCCCCTCTACCGTGCATACGAGCAGATAATCTATCCCGAGGACAAATACGAGGAGATATTCGCCTGGCACCTCCGTCTGCCGGAGATAGCGAGGCTGATAACCTTCCCGATTCTCGGCTACATCTTCGGCTATCTATACCCCGGTGCGGAGAACTACCGCTGGGCGTTCATATTCTTCGGTCTCTTTTCAGCCGTAACTATTGCCTACATCTGGTTCTTCCTGCCCTCGGTCGGCAGGGAGGAGAGAATAACGCCAGAAGGCTTCACGTTTAAGGTGGGGGAGTTTAAAGTTCTCCTCGCCTTCGAAGCCCTGTTAACGCTCGCCTGGGCACTCGCCCCGGAGCTGGTGCTCATCAACTACGTCGTCTTCGTGCTCCACAAGACTGTCTTCGAGGTGACGCTGATAGCCTGTGCGAGCAGTCTCGCTTCGATAATTGGCACATACGCCAGCGAGAGGGTTCCGAAGGGAAGGGGCTTTCAGGTCATCGGGCTCGGGATGTTCATCAACGCCTTCTATGCCCTGGTTATGGCGCTCTCACCGCCGTTCTGGCTGGCGCTGGCTGTTTATGCCCTCGGCGACTTCGGGAACACCCTCTGGTTCCCCTTCTACCGCTCCTGGCAGTTCTCGCTGATTCCAAAAGAGCGCGCGAGTGAGTTCCACGCAGCGATATCGAGTTACAACAGGCTTATCGGTCTAGTTACTCCTTTCATAGCCGGCGCTTTGGCGAGCGTCCACGCAACACTGCCGTACGCGGCCAGCTTGGGGCTGTTTTTGATGGCTGGAGCCATGTTTGTAAAGCTGAGCAGAAGAAGGAAGATGGAAGCAGCAAGTCGCTCTTAA
- a CDS encoding nicotinamide-nucleotide adenylyltransferase, which translates to MVKRGLFVGRFQPVHNGHIKALEFVFSQVDEVIIGIGSAQASHTLKNPFTTSERMEMLIRALNETHLADKRYYLIPLPDINFNAIWATYVVSMVPRFDVVFTGNSLVAQLFREKGYEVIVQPMFRKDILSATEIRKRMVEGQPWEELVPKSVAELIREIKGCERIKMLATNLEKNEKELQAPIRIPEF; encoded by the coding sequence ATGGTCAAACGCGGCCTCTTCGTCGGTCGATTCCAGCCGGTTCACAACGGCCACATAAAGGCGCTCGAATTCGTTTTTTCTCAGGTTGATGAGGTGATCATAGGCATCGGAAGCGCCCAGGCGAGCCATACGCTGAAGAACCCCTTCACGACGAGCGAGAGGATGGAGATGCTCATCAGGGCGCTGAACGAGACGCACCTGGCGGACAAGCGCTACTACCTGATTCCGCTCCCGGACATAAACTTCAACGCCATATGGGCGACCTATGTTGTGAGCATGGTTCCGCGCTTCGACGTCGTCTTCACAGGGAACTCGCTCGTTGCCCAGCTCTTCCGCGAGAAGGGCTACGAGGTCATCGTCCAGCCGATGTTCAGGAAGGACATCCTCTCTGCGACCGAGATAAGGAAACGCATGGTTGAAGGACAGCCCTGGGAGGAGCTCGTGCCCAAGAGCGTGGCCGAGCTCATCAGGGAGATAAAGGGCTGCGAAAGGATAAAGATGCTCGCGACGAACCTTGAGAAGAACGAGAAGGAACTCCAGGCGCCGATAAGGATTCCGGAGTTTTAA
- a CDS encoding S-adenosyl-l-methionine hydroxide adenosyltransferase family protein, with translation MITLTTDFGLGGPYVGEMKVAMLRVNPNARLIDVTHSIRRHSIVEGSFVMEQVVKYSPEGTVHVGVIDPGVGTSRRAVIIEGEQFLVVPDNGLATLPMKHIKPRRAYEIDFERIRRFTGWRISSTFHGRDVFGPAGALLDAGIEPGQIGTEIPLESLVRLDVEPRREGDDWLLTVLYIDDFGNVILNLENYGTLRAVELPDLGVRVPYLDTYGQVEPGELLALPGSHDYLEIAVNRGSAAERLGLKVGDEVRVKLIGGD, from the coding sequence ATGATAACCCTGACGACCGACTTCGGGCTTGGCGGCCCCTACGTGGGCGAGATGAAGGTTGCCATGCTCAGGGTTAACCCAAACGCGCGGCTCATTGACGTTACCCACTCGATAAGGAGACACTCCATCGTTGAGGGCTCCTTCGTCATGGAGCAGGTGGTGAAGTACTCCCCGGAAGGGACCGTTCACGTCGGCGTTATTGACCCCGGGGTCGGCACCTCCCGCAGGGCCGTTATCATAGAGGGGGAGCAGTTTCTCGTTGTTCCCGACAATGGACTCGCAACCCTTCCGATGAAGCACATCAAGCCCCGGCGAGCCTACGAAATAGACTTCGAGAGGATAAGGCGCTTCACGGGCTGGAGGATAAGCTCCACCTTCCACGGCAGGGATGTATTCGGTCCCGCGGGGGCGCTCCTCGACGCCGGCATTGAGCCGGGCCAGATAGGAACCGAAATTCCTCTAGAAAGTCTCGTCAGGCTCGATGTGGAGCCGAGGCGCGAAGGAGACGACTGGCTGCTCACGGTACTCTACATTGACGACTTCGGCAACGTGATCCTTAACCTCGAAAACTACGGGACGCTGAGGGCAGTGGAGCTTCCCGACTTGGGGGTCAGGGTTCCCTACCTCGACACCTACGGCCAGGTAGAGCCCGGCGAACTGCTTGCACTCCCCGGAAGCCACGACTACCTTGAGATAGCCGTCAATCGGGGGAGTGCCGCTGAAAGGCTCGGCCTGAAGGTCGGGGATGAGGTCAGGGTGAAGCTGATTGGAGGTGATTGA